One part of the uncultured Bacteroides sp. genome encodes these proteins:
- a CDS encoding carboxymuconolactone decarboxylase family protein encodes MKNLVTIMVAVILLFSQNNQLNAQNMKEEIPEISNFPVGDKLPEMYSKYFIGQAYLAPLTKNKDLNCPIANVTFEPGCRNNWHSHTGGQILVVVGGKGYYQAKGGPARLLLPGDVVEIPANVIHWHGAAPDSWFSHLAIETNPQYNQNTWLEAVDDEQYKKATAASGGKEINLTNAAIKNHEELWPGYESKAATTDPELIEIFDNFAFDEVIKYGNLDTKTRVMMIMGSTIAQGALTEYKMFVNAALNVGVTPVKIKEIMYQSVAYVGVAKVIDFINAANEILKERGIELPVKGQSTTTPENRFEKGLALQKEIFGDMIDKMYEQSPKNQLHIQKYLSANCFGDYQTRTGLDTKTRELLTFSMLISMGGTESQVKGHILGNVKVGNDKETLLSVTTQLLPYIGYPRTLNALKCLNEVIPE; translated from the coding sequence ATGAAGAACTTAGTAACAATAATGGTTGCTGTAATTTTACTCTTTAGCCAAAACAATCAATTAAATGCACAAAATATGAAAGAAGAAATTCCTGAAATAAGTAATTTTCCCGTGGGAGACAAACTTCCTGAAATGTATTCTAAATACTTTATCGGACAGGCTTATCTGGCTCCATTGACAAAAAATAAAGATCTGAATTGTCCGATAGCTAATGTAACCTTTGAACCGGGTTGCCGCAATAATTGGCATAGTCATACTGGTGGTCAGATTCTTGTTGTGGTAGGTGGAAAAGGATATTATCAGGCTAAAGGCGGACCAGCACGTTTGCTTTTACCGGGTGATGTGGTTGAGATTCCGGCTAATGTGATTCACTGGCATGGAGCTGCTCCAGATAGCTGGTTCTCGCATCTGGCAATTGAAACAAATCCTCAGTATAACCAAAATACATGGTTGGAAGCAGTGGACGACGAGCAATATAAAAAAGCAACAGCCGCTTCAGGTGGCAAGGAGATCAACCTGACTAATGCGGCTATTAAAAATCATGAAGAATTATGGCCCGGTTATGAATCAAAAGCAGCTACAACTGATCCGGAATTAATAGAGATATTTGATAATTTTGCTTTTGATGAAGTAATTAAATATGGTAATCTGGATACTAAAACCAGAGTTATGATGATTATGGGTTCCACCATTGCTCAGGGTGCACTTACTGAATATAAAATGTTTGTAAATGCAGCACTCAATGTGGGTGTTACACCGGTTAAAATTAAGGAAATTATGTATCAATCGGTTGCTTATGTTGGAGTGGCCAAAGTGATAGATTTTATTAATGCTGCCAACGAAATACTAAAGGAAAGGGGAATTGAATTACCGGTAAAAGGTCAGTCAACCACTACACCCGAAAACCGTTTTGAGAAAGGATTGGCTCTTCAAAAAGAGATTTTTGGAGATATGATTGACAAGATGTACGAGCAATCACCAAAAAATCAGCTGCATATACAAAAGTACTTATCGGCAAACTGTTTCGGTGATTATCAAACTCGCACTGGTTTAGATACAAAGACAAGAGAGCTTTTAACTTTCTCCATGCTCATCAGTATGGGTGGCACTGAATCGCAGGTAAAAGGTCACATTCTTGGAAACGTAAAAGTGGGCAATGACAAAGAAACATTGTTGAGTGTAACCACACAACTTTTACCCTACATTGGATATCCTCGCACGCTGAATGCATTAAAATGCTTAAACGAAGTTATACCTGAATAA
- a CDS encoding aldo/keto reductase, with the protein MQKVVLNNGVEMPILGFGVYQVTDAEECERSVYDAIVAGYRSIDTAAAYGNEEAVGKAIKKSGVAREKLFITTKLWIQDAGYENTKKAFEKSLNNLQLDYLDLYLIHQPIGDVYGSWRAMQELYREGKIKAIGVSNFQPDRLIDLILHNEIVPAVNQIEAHPFCQQIETAKFLKENNVQIESWGPFAEGRNNIFQNELLISIAQKYEKSVAQIILRWLTQRGIVAIPKSTHKERIIENFNIFDFELAEEDMDAIISLDMNRSSFLDHRDPEIVKWLSTARF; encoded by the coding sequence ATGCAAAAAGTAGTATTAAATAATGGCGTTGAAATGCCAATCCTTGGATTTGGCGTTTATCAGGTTACTGATGCCGAAGAATGCGAAAGAAGTGTTTATGATGCTATAGTTGCCGGTTATCGGTCAATTGATACTGCCGCTGCTTATGGAAATGAGGAAGCTGTAGGTAAAGCAATCAAAAAAAGTGGTGTGGCAAGAGAAAAGTTGTTTATCACCACAAAGCTTTGGATTCAGGATGCCGGTTACGAAAATACAAAGAAGGCTTTTGAGAAGTCATTAAATAATCTGCAGTTGGATTATCTGGATCTTTACCTGATTCACCAACCAATTGGAGATGTTTATGGTTCATGGCGAGCGATGCAAGAGCTTTATCGTGAAGGTAAAATCAAAGCGATAGGTGTCAGCAACTTTCAGCCGGACCGTTTAATAGATTTGATTCTTCATAACGAGATAGTTCCTGCAGTGAATCAGATTGAAGCTCATCCGTTCTGTCAGCAAATTGAGACTGCAAAATTCCTGAAGGAGAATAATGTTCAGATTGAATCATGGGGACCATTTGCTGAAGGCAGGAATAATATCTTCCAAAATGAGTTATTGATCTCAATAGCACAGAAATACGAAAAGAGTGTTGCACAGATTATTCTTCGTTGGTTAACTCAAAGAGGTATTGTGGCTATTCCAAAATCGACTCACAAGGAAAGAATCATTGAGAATTTCAATATTTTCGATTTTGAACTAGCAGAGGAAGACATGGATGCAATTATATCACTTGATATGAATCGTAGTAGTTTTCTTGATCATCGTGATCCGGAAATAGTTAAATGGTTAAGTACTGCAAGATTTTAA
- a CDS encoding helix-turn-helix domain-containing protein, producing MNNNMINKPNSELSVIEELSSHFPVIGIHLNEFALYSLDENVSFDSCYQITDTFVILIVNKGTLNIKSGDSNYSLSGGTIACVPPGEVLSLNLNKLQTDGYIMAFSSAFSKLLQIPIGLTKDKLLFKESESDSTETTLRRIIMLIKDELSDNDNEDLFRKEKLLNLVSVFYIEMLNAYAKSSSIAWKLYKPDGISRKSKICKDFLILLNQHSREERQLKFYADKLCISPKHLSLLIKEVTGLSANRWITDAVIHEAKRLLLDSGNSVKEISYLLNFPNQSFFGKYFKREVGLSPSNYQNEVLC from the coding sequence ATGAATAATAACATGATCAATAAACCAAATAGTGAGCTGTCGGTTATTGAAGAACTATCTTCTCATTTTCCGGTTATAGGGATACATTTAAATGAATTTGCTCTTTACAGTTTGGATGAAAACGTATCCTTTGATAGTTGTTATCAGATTACTGATACTTTTGTTATTCTAATAGTAAATAAGGGCACTTTGAACATAAAATCAGGCGATAGTAATTATTCATTGTCGGGAGGAACAATAGCATGTGTTCCTCCTGGTGAAGTATTAAGTCTTAATTTGAACAAGTTGCAGACTGATGGATACATTATGGCTTTTTCTTCCGCTTTCTCAAAGTTGCTTCAAATTCCTATTGGACTGACTAAAGATAAATTATTGTTTAAAGAGAGTGAATCGGATTCAACCGAAACAACTTTAAGAAGAATAATTATGCTTATAAAAGATGAATTATCTGATAATGATAATGAAGATCTGTTTAGAAAGGAAAAACTCCTAAATTTAGTTTCTGTTTTTTATATTGAAATGCTAAATGCTTATGCAAAAAGTAGTTCTATTGCATGGAAACTTTATAAACCGGATGGCATAAGCAGAAAGAGTAAAATCTGCAAGGACTTTTTGATATTACTGAATCAACATTCAAGGGAAGAAAGACAATTGAAATTTTATGCAGACAAGTTATGTATATCTCCCAAACATCTGTCTTTATTGATAAAAGAAGTTACAGGATTATCAGCTAACAGATGGATAACAGATGCAGTTATTCATGAAGCGAAACGTCTTCTTCTTGATTCAGGAAATAGCGTGAAAGAAATATCTTATTTACTAAATTTCCCGAATCAAAGTTTTTTCGGGAAATATTTTAAAAGAGAAGTAGGTCTTTCTCCAAGTAACTATCAAAACGAAGTGCTTTGCTAG
- a CDS encoding iron-containing alcohol dehydrogenase — MKDFTYYNPTRIEFGMGKEKNIGKYIAEYGVSKVLIVYGSERIKKSGLFDTIAKSLTDNGINFEQLGGVQSNPLLSKVNEGIQLAKAKGLEAVLAVGGGSVLDSSKAIAAGAAYEGDVWDFFIHTAEPNGALKIFDIMTLAATGSEMNNYAVVTNDETKQKLSLAGPTTFPTVSVINPELQTSVTKEYLVYSAADIFAHSLDMYLSATYLPKFIAGHVENILKTVMRTTEILLVDGNNLEARGEFAWAATQALNFTTFCGVENNRFDTHFIEHTLSAEYNIAHGAGLSIIVPAWMKWQKNNLPERFEQFAKNIFNVEGADAGIEALKQWYSKIGTPVTLKEGNIPEEDIPVLVEKLSVVASMWGAESLYTKEMITTVLENAK; from the coding sequence ATGAAAGATTTCACATACTACAATCCTACCCGAATAGAATTCGGAATGGGCAAAGAGAAAAATATAGGAAAATACATTGCTGAATATGGTGTATCAAAAGTATTAATCGTTTATGGTTCAGAACGAATAAAGAAGAGTGGTTTGTTTGATACAATTGCAAAATCACTAACCGATAATGGAATAAACTTTGAGCAATTAGGTGGTGTACAGAGTAATCCGCTGTTGAGCAAGGTAAATGAAGGTATTCAACTGGCTAAAGCAAAAGGCTTGGAAGCTGTACTTGCTGTTGGTGGTGGTTCTGTTCTGGATTCATCAAAAGCCATTGCTGCAGGAGCTGCATACGAAGGTGATGTCTGGGATTTCTTCATTCATACAGCTGAGCCCAATGGAGCATTAAAGATTTTCGATATTATGACGCTCGCTGCTACTGGTAGTGAAATGAATAACTATGCTGTTGTTACAAATGATGAAACAAAACAAAAGCTTAGTCTTGCCGGTCCTACTACATTCCCTACTGTTTCAGTTATAAACCCGGAACTACAGACTTCTGTTACTAAAGAATATTTGGTTTATTCGGCAGCAGATATTTTTGCTCATAGCTTAGATATGTATTTATCAGCCACTTATTTACCTAAATTTATTGCAGGACACGTTGAAAATATCCTTAAGACAGTAATGCGCACCACTGAAATTCTGTTGGTTGACGGAAATAATCTTGAAGCAAGAGGCGAATTTGCTTGGGCTGCTACACAAGCTTTGAATTTCACTACTTTCTGCGGTGTAGAAAATAACCGTTTTGATACGCATTTTATAGAACATACATTATCAGCTGAGTATAATATTGCTCACGGTGCTGGTCTGTCTATTATTGTTCCTGCATGGATGAAATGGCAAAAAAACAATCTTCCTGAACGCTTCGAGCAGTTCGCTAAAAACATTTTCAATGTTGAAGGAGCAGATGCAGGAATTGAGGCTTTAAAACAATGGTATTCAAAAATCGGAACTCCTGTAACACTTAAAGAAGGTAATATTCCGGAAGAAGACATTCCTGTATTAGTTGAAAAACTATCTGTTGTTGCCAGCATGTGGGGAGCTGAAAGTCTCTATACCAAAGAGATGATTACAACTGTGCTTGAAAATGCAAAGTAG
- a CDS encoding flavodoxin family protein translates to MKKRVLILSASPRKGGNSDTLCNQLMEGAQQAGHQVEKIFLKEKKINYCTGCGACYNRGNGCSQKDEMENMLNKMIDADVIVMATPVYFYTMNGQMKTFIDRTCSRYTDINNKEFYFIVTAADDNKALMTRTIEEFRGFLYCLEGATEKGIIYGTGAWQVGDIKNKPVMEEAYKIGVNI, encoded by the coding sequence ATGAAAAAAAGAGTTTTAATACTATCGGCCAGTCCAAGAAAAGGTGGTAATTCAGACACATTATGTAATCAGTTAATGGAAGGTGCACAACAGGCTGGACATCAGGTTGAAAAAATATTTCTGAAAGAGAAGAAAATAAACTATTGCACCGGTTGTGGAGCATGCTATAACCGTGGCAATGGATGTTCTCAAAAAGACGAGATGGAAAATATGCTGAATAAGATGATTGATGCTGATGTTATTGTTATGGCAACACCGGTATATTTCTATACAATGAACGGACAAATGAAAACGTTTATTGACCGTACTTGCTCACGATATACTGACATTAACAACAAAGAGTTTTATTTTATTGTGACAGCAGCAGATGATAATAAGGCATTAATGACAAGAACCATAGAAGAATTTCGCGGATTCTTGTATTGTCTGGAAGGAGCTACTGAAAAAGGTATTATCTACGGTACTGGAGCATGGCAGGTAGGTGATATAAAAAATAAGCCTGTTATGGAAGAAGCATATAAAATTGGAGTAAACATTTAA
- a CDS encoding MBL fold metallo-hydrolase, which yields MKRIMYISFTTLFFLSLVSYVVLGRTSFGKLPKGERLERIKQSPNYRNDEFHNQSVTPTFTGQDSQLTAIYKFLFGKKERVTPIDSIPVIKTDLASINPQKDVLVWLGHSSYFIQIDGKRILVDPVLDDHASPFSWMIKAFKGSDAYKAENIPDIDYLFITHDHWDHLDYETVMKIKPRVKKVICGLGVGSYFEYWGFNPTSITELDWYEHTDLDKNWIATATPARHFSGRGLKRNKTLWASFVLQTPSMKIFIGGDGGYDKHFKEIGNKFGPIDLAILEQGQYDQRWKYIHLLPEQVFQAALDLKAKNLLPVHNSKFALAAHHWDEPLNKLAENSEHYNIRALTPMIGEMVNLKDTTQQFSQWWKKLK from the coding sequence ATGAAACGTATTATGTATATCTCATTTACAACATTATTCTTTTTATCTCTAGTATCTTATGTGGTCCTAGGCAGAACAAGTTTTGGTAAACTTCCCAAGGGGGAAAGATTGGAAAGGATCAAACAATCTCCTAATTACAGAAATGATGAGTTCCATAATCAGTCTGTTACGCCAACATTTACAGGTCAGGATAGTCAGCTAACAGCTATATATAAATTTCTTTTCGGAAAGAAAGAGCGGGTTACTCCCATCGATTCAATTCCGGTTATTAAAACAGATCTTGCTAGTATAAATCCTCAGAAAGATGTATTGGTGTGGCTGGGACATTCATCTTATTTTATTCAGATTGATGGAAAAAGAATCCTGGTTGATCCGGTTCTGGATGATCATGCATCTCCTTTTTCATGGATGATTAAAGCTTTCAAAGGTTCTGATGCTTATAAGGCAGAAAATATTCCGGATATAGATTATCTTTTTATCACACACGACCATTGGGATCATTTGGATTATGAAACAGTAATGAAGATAAAACCGCGGGTAAAAAAAGTAATTTGCGGACTAGGAGTTGGATCTTATTTTGAATATTGGGGATTTAATCCTACTTCGATAACTGAATTGGATTGGTATGAGCACACAGATTTAGATAAAAACTGGATAGCAACCGCCACTCCTGCGCGCCATTTTTCAGGACGTGGTTTAAAGAGAAATAAAACTCTTTGGGCTTCTTTTGTTCTTCAAACTCCATCCATGAAAATATTTATCGGAGGTGATGGCGGATATGATAAGCATTTTAAAGAGATAGGAAATAAGTTTGGTCCCATAGATTTAGCTATACTGGAACAAGGACAATATGACCAACGATGGAAATACATTCATTTACTACCCGAACAGGTTTTTCAGGCTGCTCTTGATTTGAAAGCAAAGAACTTATTACCTGTTCATAATTCAAAGTTTGCTTTGGCAGCACATCATTGGGATGAACCATTAAATAAGTTGGCTGAGAATAGCGAACACTATAATATACGAGCATTAACTCCAATGATTGGCGAAATGGTAAACTTAAAAGATACTACTCAGCAGTTTTCTCAATGGTGGAAAAAATTAAAATAA
- a CDS encoding flavodoxin, whose product MKTKHFFIALSALLLSSMGMQAQSASTAKKILVVYFSHSGNTRVIANQIKELTSGDIFEIQPAKAYPSDYQVCVDQAKKEINANYKPALKTKLKSISSYDIIFVGSPCWWATMAPPVATFLSSYDFTGKTIVPFMTHEGSRMGRYASDIKKLCPKAKILEGLPVRGSNVKEAKGDVNKWLREIKVIK is encoded by the coding sequence ATGAAAACAAAACATTTTTTTATTGCTCTGTCTGCATTGCTACTTTCAAGTATGGGTATGCAGGCACAGTCTGCATCAACTGCAAAAAAGATTCTGGTGGTTTATTTTTCTCATAGCGGAAACACTAGAGTGATAGCCAATCAAATAAAGGAACTTACAAGTGGCGATATTTTTGAGATTCAGCCAGCAAAGGCTTATCCAAGTGATTATCAAGTATGTGTAGATCAGGCAAAGAAGGAGATTAACGCTAATTATAAGCCTGCTTTGAAAACAAAATTAAAGAGTATCAGCTCGTATGATATAATATTTGTGGGCTCTCCTTGCTGGTGGGCAACAATGGCACCACCGGTTGCAACATTCTTGTCGAGCTATGACTTCACAGGGAAAACTATTGTTCCGTTTATGACACACGAAGGAAGCCGAATGGGGCGTTATGCCTCAGACATTAAAAAACTTTGTCCGAAAGCTAAAATTCTGGAAGGGCTACCAGTCAGAGGAAGTAATGTAAAGGAGGCTAAAGGTGATGTTAATAAGTGGCTGCGTGAAATAAAAGTGATAAAGTAA
- a CDS encoding glycoside hydrolase family 27 protein — MKNKLLLFAAAALLSVSSPQLSAQTKSFKKGEFKQWAQTPPMGWNSWDCYGPTVTESEVKANADYMAANLKSYGWEYIVVDIRWFIENDKAGGYNEKDPIYVIDQYGRYMPALNRFPSAKDGKGFKALADYVHSKGLKFGIHIMRGIPKVAVEKKLPIKGANGITADQIYSTELQCQWLHDNYTIVANKPGAQEYYNSIFELYASWGVDFIKIDDLSRPYHQGEINLIRNAIDHCGRKIVLSTSPGETPIENAEHVRTHANMWRMVDDVWDTWGHVTHLLDICQKWYPYIAPGTWPDCDMIPLGRISVRGERGNDRMTRLTKDEQYTLMTLFTIFRSPLIFGGDLPSNDAFTLSLLTNKAVLKMHRESKNVRQLYQKDKKVTITSKDSKTGETYLALFNLSDDKAAQKVSVNLVDLGIKGKCTVTDMWSGKKVGSFSKEFSRSFNSHACGLYKLKTIK, encoded by the coding sequence ATGAAAAACAAATTACTACTTTTTGCTGCAGCAGCTCTGCTAAGTGTATCTTCACCTCAATTATCAGCACAAACAAAATCATTTAAAAAGGGAGAATTTAAACAATGGGCACAAACTCCACCAATGGGATGGAATAGCTGGGATTGCTACGGACCTACTGTGACAGAAAGTGAGGTTAAAGCCAATGCCGATTATATGGCTGCCAATCTTAAAAGTTACGGATGGGAATATATTGTTGTTGATATCCGTTGGTTTATAGAAAACGATAAGGCAGGTGGTTATAATGAAAAGGATCCTATTTATGTAATAGACCAGTATGGTCGATATATGCCGGCTCTTAACCGTTTCCCTTCTGCAAAAGATGGTAAAGGTTTCAAAGCACTTGCTGATTATGTTCACTCCAAAGGATTGAAATTTGGTATTCACATTATGCGCGGTATTCCCAAAGTAGCTGTTGAGAAAAAGCTACCTATTAAAGGAGCCAACGGTATTACTGCCGATCAGATTTATTCTACAGAACTGCAATGCCAATGGTTGCACGATAACTACACTATTGTAGCCAACAAACCGGGTGCTCAGGAATATTATAATTCTATTTTCGAGCTTTATGCTTCATGGGGAGTAGACTTTATTAAGATTGACGATTTATCACGTCCTTACCATCAGGGAGAGATTAATCTTATACGTAATGCTATTGATCATTGCGGACGTAAAATTGTGCTAAGTACTTCTCCGGGAGAGACTCCGATAGAGAATGCTGAACACGTTCGTACTCATGCAAATATGTGGCGTATGGTAGATGATGTATGGGATACTTGGGGACATGTGACTCACTTGTTAGATATCTGCCAGAAATGGTATCCTTATATTGCTCCGGGAACATGGCCTGATTGCGACATGATTCCTTTGGGACGTATTTCTGTTCGTGGTGAAAGAGGAAACGATCGTATGACTCGTTTAACCAAAGACGAACAATATACACTGATGACTCTGTTCACTATTTTCCGTTCTCCACTAATCTTTGGTGGCGATCTTCCTAGCAATGATGCATTTACCTTATCTCTGCTAACCAATAAAGCTGTATTGAAAATGCATCGTGAAAGTAAAAATGTTCGCCAGCTTTATCAAAAAGACAAGAAAGTGACCATCACTTCTAAAGATTCAAAAACCGGTGAAACATACTTGGCTCTGTTTAACTTATCAGATGACAAAGCAGCACAGAAAGTTAGTGTAAATCTGGTAGACTTAGGCATTAAAGGCAAATGCACTGTAACCGATATGTGGAGTGGCAAGAAAGTTGGATCTTTCTCTAAAGAATTCTCCCGTTCATTTAATAGTCATGCCTGCGGTTTGTATAAACTGAAAACAATAAAGTAG
- a CDS encoding S8 family peptidase produces MKKNRINSVFTLLSLLGATIVLFLGCTKEEPFAILNDSSDESVQTRAVNNSSEPQFVANELLVKFKTGTSSSAKDSALKHVSGTVTEKILTHAMKHAGNKDGILLIKTPKDVTNAVGLLKKLGSVEYAEPNYIYTIDAIANDTYYANSSLWGMYSASTSPTNQYGCGAAAAWSAGHTGSVNIYVGIIDEGYMYTHEDLTANVGQNPGEIPNNGIDDDMNGYIDDVYGWDFTKNSGTIFDPKGDAHGTHVAGTIGAVGNNGKGVAGVCWNIRLLSGKFLGKRGGTTANAVKAVDYFTDLKNAGVNLVATNNSWGGGGYSQSLYDAIERANNAGILFIAAAGNEGRNLDVTPSYPASYTNSNIISVASITSTGGLSSFSNYGKTSVDIGAPGSNIISCIPKSTKGVITSSYASYSGTSMASPHVAGAVALYLSTHPGASVPVIINAIKSSATPTASLSGKCVTGGRLNVNGF; encoded by the coding sequence ATGAAAAAGAATCGTATCAATTCAGTATTTACGCTCCTATCATTATTGGGAGCAACGATCGTTTTATTTCTTGGATGCACTAAAGAAGAGCCATTTGCAATTTTAAATGATTCATCTGATGAAAGCGTTCAAACACGCGCTGTAAATAATTCCAGCGAACCACAATTTGTAGCGAACGAATTACTTGTTAAATTTAAAACAGGTACATCTTCTTCGGCTAAGGATAGTGCATTAAAACATGTTAGTGGAACTGTGACCGAAAAGATTCTTACTCATGCAATGAAACATGCGGGAAATAAAGATGGGATTTTGCTGATAAAAACACCCAAAGATGTAACAAATGCAGTTGGATTATTAAAAAAGTTGGGAAGTGTAGAATATGCAGAACCTAATTATATATATACCATAGATGCAATTGCAAATGACACATATTATGCAAATAGCAGTTTATGGGGTATGTATAGCGCATCAACTTCACCAACAAACCAATATGGTTGCGGAGCTGCTGCAGCCTGGTCGGCCGGTCATACTGGTTCCGTTAATATCTATGTGGGAATTATTGATGAAGGATATATGTATACTCATGAAGATCTTACAGCTAATGTTGGTCAGAATCCTGGTGAGATTCCAAATAATGGAATAGATGATGATATGAATGGTTATATTGATGATGTATACGGCTGGGATTTTACTAAAAACAGCGGAACTATTTTTGATCCAAAAGGTGATGCTCATGGTACTCATGTGGCAGGAACAATAGGCGCTGTAGGTAACAATGGCAAAGGAGTAGCAGGTGTTTGCTGGAACATCAGACTACTTAGCGGTAAATTCCTGGGTAAAAGAGGAGGAACTACTGCAAATGCAGTTAAAGCTGTTGACTATTTCACAGACTTAAAGAATGCAGGAGTAAACCTTGTAGCTACTAACAACTCGTGGGGAGGCGGTGGTTATTCACAATCTCTGTATGATGCAATTGAAAGAGCCAACAACGCTGGAATTTTATTTATTGCAGCAGCAGGAAATGAAGGAAGGAATCTTGATGTAACCCCCTCCTATCCTGCATCATATACAAACAGCAATATTATTTCTGTAGCTTCTATTACAAGCACCGGAGGTTTATCTTCCTTCTCCAATTACGGTAAAACATCTGTGGATATTGGTGCACCCGGATCTAATATAATTTCTTGCATACCTAAAAGTACGAAGGGCGTTATCACTTCAAGTTATGCATCTTATAGTGGTACATCAATGGCTTCTCCACATGTTGCCGGTGCAGTGGCTCTATATTTGTCAACTCATCCGGGAGCCTCAGTTCCGGTTATTATAAATGCTATTAAAAGTAGTGCAACACCTACGGCATCACTTTCAGGTAAATGCGTAACAGGAGGACGTTTAAATGTCAATGGGTTTTAG